The window GGAAGGGGCACCGAGGTATGTGGAAGGGGCACCGAGGTATGTGGGAGAGGACATTGGAACGTGGGCGGGGGAGTTGGACACGTTCTGTGTGGGCCGTTATGTACTTAAGGGCAGAtcgggcctggcgcggtggctcacgcccgtaatcccagcactttggaaggccgaggcgggtggatcacaaggtcaggagttcaagaccagcctggccaagatggtgaaacctcgtctctactaaaaactacaaaaattagccgagcgtggtggcgggcgctgtaaccccagctactcaggagggtgaggcaggagaatcgcttgaacccgggaggcggaggttgcagtgagccgagatcgcgccactgcactccagcctgggcgacagagcaagactctgtctcaaaaaaaaaggggggggcagAGAGTAGGTGGGGTGACAGAATGGGATTTAGGGACACAGAACTATCCTTTGGGGAGCAGAGTGGTATTGGGGACAGGTAGGCACGTAGTGGGGGGCAAAAGCACACGTGAGGTGCGTAATGCGCGGGACCCAAGAGGTGTGTAAGGCAGCAGTGCACGAGGGGAGGAAGCTATCCCAGGCCGCGGCAGCACGTGGAACTTGGGTCCCGCAGTCGCAGGCTGCGCTCTAGGCCGACGGAAGCAGTTCCGCCTGTATTCAGAAAACAGTTCTCAGCTCCAAAGATACAGGTTGGAAAGAACACTTTAAAAACACTTCGGCGAGGCACGGGATTGGCGAGCATCAGATCAGCAGGCGAGAGACCACCGCTCCCGCCCGCGCTCCGCGCGGCCGCCGAAGCGCAGCTTTGTGCGCGGCCAGACCCTGGGGCAGGCGCTGGGCGGGGTGGGGGCATCTGACGTCAGCGCGCCCGGGAGCGCGGGCCGGGGAGGCGCGGAGCCCCCCCCCACCAACTCGCAGGCCGGAGAAAACACGAGTAGCTAGGTGGGCGGCCCCAAACCTCAACTCCCGGCATTACCAAGCAACAGCCATTCAGTTCGGTTGCTGGGACACGCGTCACCATGGCGACGGCTCCGCGCCGCGCAGTCTGAGTACTTAAAGAGCAAGCGCGCGCAACGCCCGGGCGTCGGAAAGCGGCCTTCCGGGACTCAGCAAACTCCCgttctccctcccccctcccccttacCATTCCCTTTGCCTTCCGGGCGCCAAGTCTCTCTGGCCTCCAAGGTGAACCCAACTCCCCAGCGCGCCCCGGGTTCCCGGGTCGGGCCGGCTTCAGGAGGTGGGGAGCGGGGTCCCGGGCCCCGGGCGGGCGGGAGGGACGGGACGCGGTGCAGTGTTGTTCTTTCCCCCGCCAATATTGCACTCGTCCCGGCCTCCGGCCCCCCCGGCCCCCCGGCCTCCCCCCTACCCCTAGCGGGGCAGCCCCCGCCCTCCTGGCTCTTCATCCCGGCGGATCTTTGATAGACTGGAGTGTCGCCGCTGCCACCGTGAGTAAGTGGGTCTGGGAGGACTTCGGGCATCCTCCCACAGGCACCCTATCCTTCACTTAACTCCATCCAGCACCTCCCCCACCCGCATCCCCAAATCAGCCAAACTTCCCCTAGATCCCTAACTTCCACCCTCCCAGGCTTTCTCTTCTACTCGCCGATTCCTTCCACTTCCCCACCCTATCCCGGAAAATCCCTAAAATAAGCAGTTGCACTGGCTTAGAAAACAACCAAAACTTTATGGCAATGTGCTGTCATCTTTCCTGGGGTTAGTGCCTGAGTAATACCCTTGAAAACTTCTCATCCCCTGAACGGTGGGGTGACCACCCCTCTGGGACTGAACTCCTTTTGGGTGCCAGAGAAGGGTCTgtggttggctgaggggctgtAGCTTAGACCTCAGGGTCTCCAGGATGGACCCCAAGGCCAAAGGGTctaaaattctgaattctgaatCCGGTGGCCTCCTCCTCACACCCTTCCCTGGAGCAGCTGCCTCCGGAATGGCTCAAAGTCCTCAGGCACGGTGTCTGAAGAAGGGGAAATAAGTAAGGTCAGAGGATGTGGCTCTCCCACGAGGCATGAAGGATTAGGTTGATCTCAATCAGCCACCTCACCATTGCATCGATACTGGAGATTGGACCAAATTATGTTTTCTTGGGAGAAGCAGAATACACCAAGACGCCCCCCTCGCATGGATGTGTCAATGATCACCCCAGAATCCGCCACAAGCTGGGGTCCCTCATAGAGCTTCACCCTGTCCAGGATTCCAGGATAGGAGTGTCCATTGGTGCTAGGGTGCCAGTGGGCactgtgccaccgtgcctggggcCTTGCTTTTCCCCAGCCCCCCTTGAGCTCACCAGGcctgagagagaagggaggggggaaaagggaggcaggaaggagagggaaggggggtGCTTTTCTCAGGCCTGGGGCCCCTAGCTCTTTGTCCGGCTCCTTTTGCATCTCAAAGCACCAGCCGCATTCCAAGCGAGGATTGGGTTGCCATGACGATAAGCACAATGGGCTGGGGGGTGAAGTCACCCTCTTCCCAGGCTCTAGTCCACCCCCTTTTATCCCCTGTCCTGGCACCCCACAGCCCCAGGCACCTTAAAGGGGAACCAACCCAGGTTCCTGGACTCTGGGCTCTTGGCCATGGAAAGTCCAGCCTCTAAGCAGACccatttcccctcccttcctgttCATCTCCACCAACTAGGGCTACTTGTTGGAGAGAAATGCAAAGTTGTGGACAAAGCGCTGAACTGAGGCCTGTGAAGTCAGggccttggttttctcttctgtaaatgaTGATCCCTTCCAGGTCAGATGATCCCTATCCAGGTTGATAAGACAGGTTCCAGGCCATACCAACTAAGGGACCAGATGTGATGTGCCCCTCCACAAATTGGCCTGGGTTTGGAGGCTTCTGGAAAACTGTAAAGGGCATCTAACCCAatgccctcattttacagaggggaaAATGGGTCATGGAGGAGGAGTGACTTCACCAACGTCACTCATAGGTGCTTGCGTCCGTGGTGAGaagggagatggagagaagtgGCTGCAGTCCCCACCCATGGAGAGGTCACTGGTGAGTCCCAGCTAAAGAAGAAGGACAGGCCCGGCCTGAGTCCCACAGGTGGGCTCAGCCCCTCTCCTTACCGAATGTAGCCAACTTGAGGCCGGTGCAGAAGCTGCCAGCGATAGGAGGTCTTGTCCCGCCAGCCCACATTTCGTGGGTCTGTCCACAGCAGTCGTACCTGATCGGGGGTGTGGCCAGTATGCCACAGAGCATTTCGGAGGTGCTCACCTGGGCCAGACACTGATGTCACTGCCTAGGAGACATTGGCAAAGACAGTGGGTCAACTGCAGAACTCGAGTGAGGGGAGACAACAGGTCGGTAAGTGCAGGTGGGAAAGGGAGTCAAGGCGGTCATGAAAATGCCCTGGGGCCCCAGAGAGCCGGCCTCCAAGCCAGATGTCTGGGTAAGAGGGTTCCCAGTCAAGCAGTGGGGGAGGCCCTGGGGCTGCAGAGGAGAGCTTTGGGAAAGGGCCCTGGGTTGGGGAATCTGAGCAGCTGGGGACCTTGAGCTGCAGCCCGGGCTGGGCAACCGCCCGGAAGGGTGTAGCCTGCCAGTAGGTCTGCTCGGTCTGCTTCCACATGACTACGTAGAAGCGGCCACTGTCTTGATAACTGAAGAGAAAGCCTGCGTAGTCATCATCAGTCACTGTGTTCACATGGAAGGTGCCTTCAAAGTCCACACCATTGAAGGCCGTGtatcctggggtgggggtgggataaTGGTCAGGGGCAGCAAAGCTACTGGCGGCCCATCATGGGGTGAAGTTGGGAAGGGATGCCTGCTATGTATGTGGCCAGCTTGTGCCACTGCCTTCTCTCTCGCCGCTTTGCCCATTCTCCCTGTCTGTTTCCTCCCCTACTCTCTGCCCCTATAGGATTCCTCCATTTGGAAGTGATAGAACTGCATATCCCTTACATACCAACTGCCAAGCCAGGGTCACTGTTCATGGTCTGAACGATTTCCATGCCCTGGGGTTGTATAGTAAAGAAAAAGCTGTGATGCAGGTGTGCTATACCTCCCAGGCCCCCTGCCCCAGTAGCCCTGTCTGATAGCACCTGCCCAGCCCACTGCCCCGAGTACCTGGTTGAGCACAACCCAGTTTGGGTCAATCTGAGCATCACCCTCAGGATCCAGGACGACGGTCTGATAGGCCCGAAAATCCGTAAGCGTTACCTCTGCACTTTCGGGACACACATCCAGGGGGTCGACCACAGCATCATTGTCAAAGTCATCCTCACACACATCACCAACGCCATTGCCTGGGCAGAGTGAGGCTGGGTGCTCAGGAAGGCCCTGGCCACTGCCATTAGGCAACAATACCACCTGTTGGGCCTGCATTCCTGACATCTTTCCCCACCTTGCCCTTCCTCACTTCCCAACAGGGCTTGCTGCCTCCACCTGGGCAAAGGTAACACCAGTCTAACGCACTCTGGGTCCCCAGGCTTACCATCTGAGTCCTTCTGATTGGGATTGGGTACCAGGCGGCAGTTATCAGGACCAGGAGGCACATAATCTGGGAtgccatcattgtcatcatcccCATCACACTCATCTCCAAGTCCATCATTATCAGAGTCCAGCTGGGAGCTATTTGGCAGCTGTGGGCAGTTGTCCTTGGTGTCCTGATGCCCATCTCCATCGCTAATCAGAAGAACAGGTACCAAATAAAGGATTTAAAGGTACTCCTTGTCCTTCCCCTCACTTCTGCCTGGGAGCCTCTGGAGCCTACTCTCCATACAATCAGACCCCTGGCAGTCAGCCAGGTGAGGTGAAGGTCTGGCAGTAGGAATGGAGGGATGACTATAAGAATGACTTCCTGCTCAATAGCAATAGAAGATTAAGGCTAAATCATAGAAGGAATTTAGAATATACTatggcctgggcacagtggctcacgcctgtattcccagcactttgggaggccaaggcgggcagatcacctgaggtcaggagttggagaccagcctggccaatatgatgaaaccctgtctctactaaaaatacaaaaattagctgagcttggtagcacgtgcctgtgatcccagctactcaggaggttgaggcaggaaaatcgcttgaaccctggagatggaggttgcattgagtcgataccactgcactccagcttgggtgacagagcaagactccatctcaaaaaaaaaggaggctgggcgcagtggctcacacctgtaatcccagtactttgggaggccgaggcaggcaaatcacaaggtcaggagatcaagaccatcctggttaacacggtgaaatcccgtctctactaaaaacaaaaaaaattagccgggcgtggtggtgggcgcctatagtcccagctacttgggaggctgaggcaggagaatggcgtgaactcgggaggcagagcttgcagtgagccgagatcacgccactgtactccagcctgggcaacagtgcaagactccgtctcaaaaaaaaaggatatactaGAGGAAAGTAAAATATTCCCTATAAGACCTTGCAtttcgccaggcacagtggctcacacctgtaatcacagcactttgggaggcagaggctggcagatcacctgaggtcaggagttcgagaccagcctggccaacatggtgaaaccccgtctctactaaaaatacaagaattagctgggcttggtagcatacgcctgtaatcctagccactcggggaggttgaggcatgagaatcacttgaccctgggagacggaggttgcagtgagccaagatcgtgccactgtactccagcctgggtgacagagcaagactctgtctcaaaaaaacaaaaaaaagaaagacctaggccgggcgcggtggctcacgcctgtaatcccagcactttcggaggccgaggcaggcggatcacgaggtcaggagatcgagaccatcctggctaacacggtgaaaccccgtctctactaaaaaaatacaaaaaattagccgggcgaggtggcgggcatctgtagtcccagctactcgggaggctgaggcaggagaatggcgtgaaccccaggggacggagcctgcagtgagccgaaatcgcgccactgcactccagcctgggtgacagcgagactccgtctcaaaaaaaaaaaaaaagaccttgcaTCCCTTGACCAAAACCTTACCTGTCTTCATTGGTATCACAGACATCCCCCACCAGGTCGCTGTCTGCATCTGTCTGAGAGAGAGGGACCTGTTCTCACCATCTCCTCTTGATAACTCTGAAGAGGATGATCTGACCACTTCTCATCAAAAGGGCTGGGGCTTCATCCATCAGTACCCTCATCCCTCCCCTGTCCTTACCATCCCCCTGTACCTGGGTAGGATTGCTCATTTCGGGGCAGCTGTCGCAAGCATCTCCCACCCCGTCCTCATCTCTGTCTGTCTGTAGTGGGTTGGGGACTTTAGGGCAATTGTCCAATCCATTGGGGATGCCTAGAAGACATGGGTAGCACAAGGTTGTTACTAGAACATGCCATACTCTCTTCTAGGTTGGTGAAAGTCCCAAACTTTGTCTCCCCACCCAGAGGACAACTGGTCAGGAAATCTGCCTGTTTCTTGTCTCACCCTCTAATCCACACTCTGCCTAACGCTGCGCCCTACCTCACATTCCTATTGACATCTGCTGCAGGTAATCTCTCCTCACCCAGGCCAATGTCCACAAGCCTGCCTCCCTAGTTCACAGAGACTTACTAGCTTCCTTGCTTCATCCCCACCTGATCCAAATTCTTACAGGTCCCCCAGCCACCCCTTCAGCCCCAGGCCTGCACCATCCCCATCCACGTCGTTGTCACAGGCATCTCCTTCCCCATTGCCATCTGTGTCCTTCTGGTCATTGTTGGGAACGTTGGGGCAATTGTCACAGGCATCACCAAATGAATCTGTATCTGAGTTCTGCTGGTCTTTGTTGGGGAACAGCCGGCAGTTGTCCTGGGCAgaggggtgggaggggaaggTCAGGTCTCCCCTAAATCACTTGTCATCTTGCACCTACCTTGTCTTTGTATCCTTTTCTAAGATCACACCCTTGTGATGGACAAACTGCTCAGCACAGTCCCACCCACCCAGCCTCCTTGTCCTGGGCACGAGATTTTTGCCTCCCTGATTTGGAGTATTGGGCCCTTCCTAGAGAGCTGCCAGATGAGGTAAGTGAGGCACTGAGAGgacaggaggagaggagaggagcttCAAGGGGCAGGACAGTCGGGGAGTCACCTCAACATTCTTGATCCCATCCCCATCAGCATCGTCATCACACTGGTCCCCCACACCATCATTATCAGCATCTTCCTGCCCAGAGTTGGGTGTCAAAAGGCAGTTGTCCTAAAGGGGAAGAGGATGGATGAGTTCTGGCCTGACCTAGCCTGGGCTCCCCACTACACCCCCTCGCCCGCCTGCTCCCTGCACCTGTTTGCAGTGTTTGTTGTTGTCCATGCAGGGCAGTGCTTGGTCTGGGTAGCCATCGATGTCTGTGTCAGTCCCACATACGTTCCCATTCCCAGCCCAGCCCACGTTACACTAGGGCAACACAAAGGGTAGGAGCTAGCAGTTTGGTCtggctcccctcctccctctatTTTCCCTGCTTCAGATTCTATTCTCCCCACCAACCAGTTCCTGGGCCCAGGCCCACCTCTCTCCTATGAAGGCCCCCAACCCAGGCCCTAAATATAGCCCTACTCCTTTCCCCAGactctcccttttccttccacGCCTGAAGCCTAGCTCACCTGGCAGGACACTGCACCATTGCGTTCAAAGAGACAGTGAGCATGGATGTGGCAGGGGCTGTGGGCTGGGCTGTGGCAGGTCCGGGCTGGGAGGCAGCCCTGGCTCTGGTTGCCCAGGAAACCCAGGCGGCAGGGACCACACTTGAAAGAGCCCTAAGAGTGGAGAGGCAGCATCTTAGGAAGGAGGGTGAGCCCACCAGGCACCCAGGACCAGCACTGCCCCACCTGCAGGGTGTGGGCTGGGCACTCAATTATGCCAGGCATATCAGTATCTCCTTTAGGTTCTCATGACAACCTTTCAGGGTGGATAACAGCCTCagttttcagatgaggaagctgaggctcagaaaagttaaataacctGCCAAAGAGCTAGCAAGAGGCAAACCAGTATTCCAAACCAAGTCCATGTGAACACCTACTCTGTGTAGTGCCCTGGGGAGGAGGAAAGGCAGCAGGAAATTTGAAGGTAAgaaggggtgggggttggggtttTACCATTCCCACCACCCCAGAATACACTCAGGGTATTCAGCTCACCACAGTGTTGGTGCAGATGGAGTTTGGGTCACAGCCACCATTGTTGCCATCGTTGCATTCATCGATGTCATTGCAGACCTGAAGGGGCAGACTTTGGGTGGAACCAGACCTATGGTGGGTCTCCTCAGATACAGCAGAGGACACTGGTATGGCCTTATCTGTGAACATCAACATTAAGCCCAGACCCAAAGCCAATGCAAAGCCATCCATGTCCCATTCATCACAAGGTTCCCAAGTCCAACCCAGAAGCCCCTGGCCTCTACAAGGCCAAGATCCCTTGTCCACACACACTACCCAGTCTGACCTGTTTGCTGGCCCGGGCATAGTCAATGCCCACACCAGACACCTGTGTGCCCTTGTACCCTCGAGGACAGGCCTCACAGtggaagccgggcatggtgttgatGCAGCTGGAGCCCGGGAAACAGGGGTCAGCGTGAGCACACTGGGGACCAGATGAGAAGGCAGGGGTCAGGCCGCCCTCTGGGAAACTCAGGTCCCTGCCTGTGATCCAGGAACCATTGCTCCAGGTCTCCCCTTTGTGCAGCTCTCCCCATACAACTGCCTTGTGCTCCTGGTCCCCACCCCGCTTCCCTCAGggttccctctctccctccccatgcCCCTGGTCGCCATCTCAAGCCTCCCCTGCAGTTTCCCCAGCTCCTTCCCTGTACGGCCTTCAGTCTTTGCCCCAGGTCTTCTGTCTCTTCCATCCTGCATTTCTCTTGCCTCTGACCTCTCCTAAACTCCAGATTCCTCTCCTCCGGACCAGCATTTATCCCACCCTCTTGGGCGCCTCCTGACATCCTCACCCCAGTTTTCTGTACCCTTCTGGGCTCTGCCCTCCCCCACCTCATTGATGTCACTGCAGTGGGTGCCGTTGCCCTGCAGGCCGGGGGGGCAGGGCCCACAGCGGTAGCCTGGGTACTCATACACTTCCATGCAGTCCACGCCTCGGAAGCAGGGATTGGGGCTGCAGTGGGAACGCTGCTCATGGAAGCCTGAGGAGTGGACACAGTCAGAGCTACCCGGTGGTCACTATTTAAGCCACCAGAAGGGAAAGCCAAAGCCATCGGGTGGGGAACATGGCACGGTCAACTGGAGCCTCCCCTGCTCTCCCACTCACCGCACACCTGACACTCCATAATGGTGTTTCGGATCAGGGACATTTCCTTCACCTGGAGAAGGATGGGGAGGAGTCAGCACTTGACATCTGCCACCCCACCCCAGAATCAGTGCCACCCTTCGCCGGCCCACCCAAACCTGGTCTCGTATATCATCCCGCAGCTCCACCAGGATCTGGTTGAAGAGGGTGAGTTGGGTGACCAGCGCCTTGGTCTGCTCCCCTGTCGGGACCCAGGGTGTGAGGGGCTCAGTACTGGAGCACCAGTACTGGGCCCTCCATGGGCAATAAGCCAGTACCTGCCACGGCTGCCCACCCCTGCCTTTAAACCTACTACATTCCTGACTGAAGAGGACTTAGTTTCAGGCAGCAACCAGAGCCTGGGGCCTCCTCCCCGCTCCCCGCTTCCGCTTCAGTGTGGCCTActcacccagaatggagtgcagtgcattggTCACtggagaggagaagaaaacatAGTCAGAGGGGTGAGGTGAAGTGAAGAGAGGCCTGGCTggtgagaaggaggaaggaaggtgaGGACAGGGACAGCGCTGGAGCCCCAGAATAAAGATGGGGTGCTGGATGCTGGGAGGGCAGAGTTGGCAGACAAGCAGTGCCAGCTCCCTCCATGGGGCAAAAGGCCCTCTAAGGGAGTTGCTTCACAGGAAGTCAAAACCCAAATCCTCCCGGTTCCTAAGCATGGTAGTGGCAGAAGGGATGGACCCAAAGCAGGGCCAGGGCCCTAGTACATcccattcccttcttttttttttttttttttttttttgagacagagtcttgctctgttgcccaggctagaatgcagtggcgtgatctctgctcaccacaacctccacctcccgggttcaagcaactcctgcctctgcctcccaagcag of the Symphalangus syndactylus isolate Jambi chromosome 12, NHGRI_mSymSyn1-v2.1_pri, whole genome shotgun sequence genome contains:
- the THBS3 gene encoding thrombospondin-3 isoform X8, encoding METQELRGALALLLLCSFASASQDLQVIDLLTVGESRQMVAVAEKIRTALLTAGDVYLLSTFRLPPKQGGVLFGLYSRQDNTRWLEASVVGKINKVLVRYQREDGKVHAVNLQQAGLADGRTHTVLLRLRGPSRPSPALHLYVDCKLGDQHAGLPALAPIPPAEVDGLEIRTGQKAYLRMQGFVESMKIILGGSMARVGALSECPFQGDESIHSAVTNALHSILGEQTKALVTQLTLFNQILVELRDDIRDQVKEMSLIRNTIMECQVCGFHEQRSHCSPNPCFRGVDCMEVYEYPGYRCGPCPPGLQGNGTHCSDINECAHADPCFPGSSCINTMPGFHCEACPRGYKGTQVSGVGIDYARASKQVCNDIDECNDGNNGGCDPNSICTNTVGSFKCGPCRLGFLGNQSQGCLPARTCHSPAHSPCHIHAHCLFERNGAVSCQCNVGWAGNGNVCGTDTDIDGYPDQALPCMDNNKHCKQDNCLLTPNSGQEDADNDGVGDQCDDDADGDGIKNVEDNCRLFPNKDQQNSDTDSFGDACDNCPNVPNNDQKDTDGNGEGDACDNDVDGDGIPNGLDNCPKVPNPLQTDRDEDGVGDACDSCPEMSNPTQTDADSDLVGDVCDTNEDSDGDGHQDTKDNCPQLPNSSQLDSDNDGLGDECDGDDDNDGIPDYVPPGPDNCRLVPNPNQKDSDGNGVGDVCEDDFDNDAVVDPLDVCPESAEVTLTDFRAYQTVVLDPEGDAQIDPNWVVLNQGMEIVQTMNSDPGLAVGYTAFNGVDFEGTFHVNTVTDDDYAGFLFSYQDSGRFYVVMWKQTEQTYWQATPFRAVAQPGLQLKAVTSVSGPGEHLRNALWHTGHTPDQVRLLWTDPRNVGWRDKTSYRWQLLHRPQVGYIRVKLYEGPQLVADSGVIIDTSMRGGRLGVFCFSQENIIWSNLQYRCNDTVPEDFEPFRRQLLQGRV
- the THBS3 gene encoding thrombospondin-3 isoform X15, whose translation is METQELRGALALLLLCSFASASQDLQVIDLLTVGESRQMVAVAEKIRTALLTAGDVYLLSTFRLPPKQGGVLFGLYSRQDNTRWLEASVVGKINKVTNALHSILGEQTKALVTQLTLFNQILVELRDDIRDQVKEMSLIRNTIMECQVCGFHEQRSHCSPNPCFRGVDCMEVYEYPGYRCGPCPPGLQGNGTHCSDINECAHADPCFPGSSCINTMPGFHCEACPRGYKGTQVSGVGIDYARASKQVCNDIDECNDGNNGGCDPNSICTNTVGSFKCGPCRLGFLGNQSQGCLPARTCHSPAHSPCHIHAHCLFERNGAVSCQCNVGWAGNGNVCGTDTDIDGYPDQALPCMDNNKHCKQDNCLLTPNSGQEDADNDGVGDQCDDDADGDGIKNVEDNCRLFPNKDQQNSDTDSFGDACDNCPNVPNNDQKDTDGNGEGDACDNDVDGDGIPNGLDNCPKVPNPLQTDRDEDGVGDACDSCPEMSNPTQTDADSDLVGDVCDTNEDSDGDGHQDTKDNCPQLPNSSQLDSDNDGLGDECDGDDDNDGIPDYVPPGPDNCRLVPNPNQKDSDGNGVGDVCEDDFDNDAVVDPLDVCPESAEVTLTDFRAYQTVVLDPEGDAQIDPNWVVLNQGMEIVQTMNSDPGLAVGYTAFNGVDFEGTFHVNTVTDDDYAGFLFSYQDSGRFYVVMWKQTEQTYWQATPFRAVAQPGLQLKAVTSVSGPGEHLRNALWHTGHTPDQVRLLWTDPRNVGWRDKTSYRWQLLHRPQVGYIRVKLYEGPQLVADSGVIIDTSMRGGRLGVFCFSQENIIWSNLQYRCNDTVPEDFEPFRRQLLQGRV
- the THBS3 gene encoding thrombospondin-3 isoform X13, with product METQELRGALALLLLCSFASASQDLQVIDLLTVGESRQMVAVAEKIRTALLTAGDVYLLSTFRLPPKQGGVLFGLYSRQDNTRWLEASVVGKINKVLVRYQREDGKVHAVNLQQAGLADGRTHTVLLRLRGPSRPSPALHLYVDCKLGDQHAGLPALAPIPPAEVDGLEIRTGQKAYLRMQGFVESMKIILGGSMARVGALSECPFQGDESIHSAVTNALHSILGEQTKALVTQLTLFNQILVELRDDIRDQVKEMSLIRNTIMECQVCGFHEQRSHCSPNPCFRGVDCMEVYEYPGYRCGPCPPGLQGNGTHCSDINECAHADPCFPGSSCINTMPGFHCEACPRGYKGTQVSGVGIDYARASKQVCNDIDECNDGNNGGCDPNSICTNTVGSFKCGPCRLGFLGNQSQGCLPARTCHSPAHSPCHIHAHCLFERNGAVSCQCNVGWAGNGNVCGTDTDIDGYPDQALPCMDNNKHCKQDNCLLTPNSGQEDADNDGVGDQCDDDADGDGIKNVEDNCRLFPNKDQQNSDTDSFGDACDNCPNVPNNDQKDTDGNGEGDACDNDVDGDGIPNGLDNCPKVPNPLQTDRDEDGVGDACDSCPEMSNPTQTDADSDLVGDVCDTNEDSDGDGHQDTKDNCPQLPNSSQLDSDNDGLGDECDGDDDNDGIPDYVPPGPDNCRLVPNPNQKDSDGNGVGDVCEDDFDNDAVVDPLDVCPESAEVTLTDFRAYQTVVLDPEGDAQIDPNWVVLNQGMEIVQTMNSDPGLAVGYTAFNGVDFEGTFHVNTVTDDDYAGFLFSYQDSGRFYVVMWKQTEQTYWQATPFRAVAQPGLQLKAVTSVSGPGEHLRNALWHTGHTPDQVRLLWTDPRNVGWRDKTSYRWQLLHRPQVGYIRHRA
- the THBS3 gene encoding thrombospondin-3 isoform X12 gives rise to the protein METQELRGALALLLLCSFASASQDLQVIDLLTVGESRQMVAVAEKIRTALLTAGDVYLLSTFRLPPKQGGVLFGLYSRQDNTRWLEASVVGKINKVLVRYQREDGKVHAVNLQQAGLADGRTHTVLLRLRGPSRPSPALHLYVDCKLGDQHAGLPALAPIPPAEVDGLEIRTGQKAYLRMQGFVESMKIILGGSMARVGALSECPFQGDESIHSAVTNALHSILGEQTKALVTQLTLFNQILVELRDDIRDQVKEMSLIRNTIMECQVCGFHEQRSHCSPNPCFRGVDCMEVYEYPGYRCGPCPPGLQGNGTHCSDINECAHADPCFPGSSCINTMPGFHCEACPRGYKGTQVSGVGIDYARASKQVCNDIDECNDGNNGGCDPNSICTNTVGSFKCGPCRLGFLGNQSQGCLPARTCHSPAHSPCHIHAHCLFERNGAVSCQDNCLLTPNSGQEDADNDGVGDQCDDDADGDGIKNVEDNCRLFPNKDQQNSDTDSFGDACDNCPNVPNNDQKDTDGNGEGDACDNDVDGDGIPNGLDNCPKVPNPLQTDRDEDGVGDACDSCPEMSNPTQTDADSDLVGDVCDTNEDSDGDGHQDTKDNCPQLPNSSQLDSDNDGLGDECDGDDDNDGIPDYVPPGPDNCRLVPNPNQKDSDGNGVGDVCEDDFDNDAVVDPLDVCPESAEVTLTDFRAYQTVVLDPEGDAQIDPNWVVLNQGMEIVQTMNSDPGLAVGYTAFNGVDFEGTFHVNTVTDDDYAGFLFSYQDSGRFYVVMWKQTEQTYWQATPFRAVAQPGLQLKAVTSVSGPGEHLRNALWHTGHTPDQVRLLWTDPRNVGWRDKTSYRWQLLHRPQVGYIRVKLYEGPQLVADSGVIIDTSMRGGRLGVFCFSQENIIWSNLQYRCNDTVPEDFEPFRRQLLQGRV
- the THBS3 gene encoding thrombospondin-3 isoform X7, which gives rise to METQELRGALALLLLCSFASASQDLQVIDLLTVGESRQMVAVAEKIRTALLTAGDVYLLSTFRLPPKQGGVLFGLYSRQDNTRWLEASVVGKINKVLVRYQREDGKVHAVNLQQAGLADGRTHTVLLRLRGPSRPSPALHLYVDCKLGDQHAGLPALAPIPPAEVDGLEIRTGQKAYLRMQGFVESMKIILGGSMARVGALSECPFQGDESIHSAVTNALHSILGEQTKALVTQLTLFNQILVELRDDIRDQVKEMSLIRNTIMECQVCGFHEQRSHCSPNPCFRGVDCMEVYEYPGYRCGPCPPGLQGNGTHCSDINECAHADPCFPGSSCINTMPGFHCEACPRGYKGTQVSGVGIDYARASKQVCNDIDECNDGNNGGCDPNSICTNTVGSFKCGPCRLGFLGNQSQGCLPARTCHSPAHSPCHIHAHCLFERNGAVSCQCNVGWAGNGNVCGTDTDIDGYPDQALPCMDNNKHCKQDNCLLTPNSGQEDADNDGVGDQCDDDADGDGIKNVEDNCRLFPNKDQQNSDTDSFGDACDNCPNVPNNDQKDTDGNGEGDACDNDVDGDGIPNGLDNCPKVPNPLQTDRDEDGVGDACDSCPEMSNPTQVQGDDADSDLVGDVCDTNEDSDGDGHQDTKDNCPQLPNSSQLDSDNDGLGDECDGDDDNDGIPDYVPPGPDNCRLVPNPNQKDSDGNGVGDVCEDDFDNDAVVDPLDVCPESAEVTLTDFRAYQTVVLDPEGDAQIDPNWVVLNQGMEIVQTMNSDPGLAVGYTAFNGVDFEGTFHVNTVTDDDYAGFLFSYQDSGRFYVVMWKQTEQTYWQATPFRAVAQPGLQLKAVTSVSGPGEHLRNALWHTGHTPDQVRLLWTDPRNVGWRDKTSYRWQLLHRPQVGYIRVKLYEGPQLVADSGVIIDTSMRGGRLGVFCFSQENIIWSNLQYRCNDTVPEDFEPFRRQLLQGRV